A genome region from Ligilactobacillus cholophilus includes the following:
- a CDS encoding YaaL family protein codes for MFGFKKRKNKEPLKKQYDRKLLADIETAKNEWDGIRTNDDLLATMSTEDYLVSEELARAKFEFLFREAKARKVKAKIQESVIVR; via the coding sequence ATGTTTGGATTTAAAAAAAGAAAAAATAAAGAACCTTTAAAAAAACAATATGATCGCAAATTACTTGCTGATATAGAGACTGCTAAAAATGAATGGGATGGCATTAGAACTAATGATGATTTATTGGCAACGATGTCAACTGAAGATTATTTAGTAAGTGAAGAACTTGCACGTGCAAAATTTGAATTTTTATTTAGAGAAGCAAAGGCAAGAAAAGTAAAGGCAAAAATACAAGAATCGGTTATTGTACGTTAA
- the recR gene encoding recombination mediator RecR, with product MQYPEPIAKLIDSYMKLPGIGSKTATRLAFYTLDMDEKDVSDFAKALKSAKKDLHYCSICGNITENDPCIICADKTRDQSQVIVVEQPKDVMSLEKMREYHGLYHVLHGVLSPIEGKGPEDINVRSLIQRLQKNEKIKEVILATNATPEGEATASYIARLIKPAGVKVTRLAHGLAVGSDIEYADEMTLFKAIEGRTEL from the coding sequence ATGCAATATCCAGAACCAATTGCAAAATTAATTGATAGTTATATGAAGTTGCCAGGTATAGGAAGCAAGACTGCTACGAGACTTGCTTTTTATACTTTAGACATGGATGAAAAAGATGTTTCTGATTTTGCAAAAGCGTTAAAATCTGCAAAAAAAGATTTACATTATTGTAGTATTTGTGGCAATATAACTGAAAATGATCCTTGTATCATTTGTGCAGATAAGACTCGTGACCAAAGTCAAGTAATTGTTGTAGAACAACCTAAAGATGTAATGTCATTAGAGAAAATGAGAGAATATCATGGGTTATATCATGTTTTACATGGGGTTTTATCACCAATAGAAGGCAAGGGGCCAGAAGACATAAATGTAAGAAGTTTAATACAACGATTACAAAAAAATGAAAAAATCAAAGAAGTTATTCTTGCAACTAATGCAACTCCCGAAGGGGAAGCAACTGCATCATATATTGCACGGTTAATTAAACCAGCAGGTGTAAAAGTTACTCGCTTAGCACATGGATTAGCAGTTGGTAGTGATATTGAATATGCTGATGAAATGACCTTATTTAAAGCAATTGAAGGACGGACAGAATTATAA